The proteins below come from a single Methanobrevibacter sp. genomic window:
- a CDS encoding DUF2085 domain-containing protein encodes MSVFDYICHRKPERSFFYKGRQFPVCARCTGFYISGIASIILFNLYPAPYSLNTLLIGIILLMPCAIDGFTQLFEYRESNNILRLITGLLGGVGLIMVYEIMINFFVLNFL; translated from the coding sequence ATGAGCGTATTTGATTATATCTGCCATAGAAAGCCAGAAAGAAGCTTCTTTTACAAAGGACGGCAATTTCCAGTTTGTGCCAGATGTACAGGATTTTACATTAGCGGAATAGCCAGCATAATACTTTTTAACTTATATCCGGCCCCTTATAGTTTAAATACATTATTAATAGGAATCATTCTTCTAATGCCATGTGCAATAGACGGATTCACTCAACTCTTTGAATATAGGGAAAGCAATAACATCCTTAGACTGATTACCGGACTTCTTGGAGGAGTCGGATTGATTATGGTCTATGAAATTATGATAAATTTCTTTGTATTAAATTTCTTATAA
- a CDS encoding CBS domain-containing protein: MKAKEMMDKEFVFVSKNDSIEDVSIKMEEFRRFTAPVLDENMKLEGWITSFNITKGLREGKKTIEDVMSPVEEIMTINENEPARNVVIAASKNKLISIPIINDENQVIGVTRSVDIVDSMSSLYDIKVNKIYKAMEKELRGVSWDELMEASAKISTRTTGVKITAEEYEKNIQNATFGEAIWATGGLEKFFAGLISVGELVIARKVGRARR, translated from the coding sequence ATGAAAGCTAAAGAGATGATGGATAAGGAATTTGTTTTTGTATCAAAAAATGATTCTATAGAAGACGTTTCTATCAAAATGGAGGAGTTTAGAAGATTTACTGCTCCAGTTTTAGATGAAAATATGAAATTGGAAGGTTGGATTACTTCATTCAATATAACCAAAGGATTGCGTGAAGGCAAGAAAACCATTGAGGATGTGATGAGTCCTGTTGAGGAAATCATGACCATCAATGAGAATGAGCCTGCAAGAAATGTTGTGATTGCAGCTTCTAAAAACAAGTTGATTAGCATTCCTATTATCAATGATGAAAATCAGGTAATCGGTGTTACCAGATCTGTAGATATTGTGGATTCAATGTCTTCATTGTATGACATTAAAGTAAATAAAATTTACAAGGCTATGGAAAAAGAGCTTAGAGGAGTCAGTTGGGATGAATTGATGGAGGCTTCAGCTAAAATCAGTACAAGAACCACTGGTGTAAAGATCACCGCTGAAGAGTATGAGAAGAATATTCAAAATGCAACTTTCGGTGAAGCCATTTGGGCAACTGGCGGACTTGAAAAGTTCTTTGCAGGTCTTATTTCTGTTGGAGAACTTGTTATTGCACGTAAAGTAGGCCGTGCAAGACGTTAG
- a CDS encoding 4Fe-4S binding protein encodes MEIKLKKQIETLEREITLKSVDLDEDIEDFNVDIHDFKDQEKLITISPRCVRCNLCVEECPINIISSSTWLKRAKIGDGCVQCEICAQTCPVSCIYVWDAESVIKEDDSVEYTLKEIKVPHRNLKMEDISINREVCIGCGACLKYCPTNAISLRTKEFIEAHGESCPGSGAIDTEDGHMYSYIDKDRCCGCGSCANLCIQGTISLKRDLGPVVIYSHIDVNQDICVACELCEDNCPVEAIKVVDGEIILNNDKCIRCKECSRRCPVGALNLVLDE; translated from the coding sequence ATGGAAATTAAACTAAAAAAGCAGATTGAAACATTGGAGAGGGAAATCACTCTCAAATCTGTAGATTTAGATGAAGATATTGAGGATTTCAATGTGGACATTCATGATTTCAAGGATCAGGAAAAGCTCATAACCATCTCACCTCGTTGTGTCAGATGCAATCTTTGTGTTGAGGAATGTCCAATCAATATAATCAGTTCTTCAACCTGGCTTAAAAGGGCTAAAATCGGTGATGGTTGCGTGCAATGTGAAATCTGTGCACAAACCTGTCCTGTTTCCTGCATTTATGTATGGGATGCTGAGTCTGTCATTAAGGAGGATGACTCTGTAGAGTATACATTGAAAGAGATTAAGGTTCCTCATAGAAATCTTAAGATGGAAGACATTTCCATAAACCGTGAAGTGTGCATTGGCTGTGGAGCTTGCCTAAAGTACTGTCCTACTAATGCAATATCCCTTAGAACCAAGGAATTCATCGAAGCCCATGGTGAATCCTGTCCAGGCAGTGGAGCGATAGACACTGAAGACGGGCATATGTACTCCTATATTGATAAGGACCGTTGCTGCGGTTGCGGATCCTGTGCCAATCTATGCATTCAAGGAACCATCTCCCTTAAGAGAGACTTAGGTCCTGTGGTGATTTACAGCCATATCGATGTCAATCAGGACATTTGTGTAGCTTGTGAATTATGTGAGGATAACTGTCCTGTTGAAGCCATTAAGGTGGTTGATGGGGAGATCATTCTTAACAATGACAAATGCATAAGATGCAAGGAATGCAGCAGAAGATGTCCTGTAGGTGCTTTGAATTTGGTTTTGGATGAATAA
- a CDS encoding carbohydrate kinase family protein has protein sequence MEENDMNISKSSNNVTAEDLGVDEIVYDAINVDVIGFGALNVDKLYKVGHIAEIDGESFIKGEEESPGGSAANTIIGLSKLGCSTSYIGKIADDEEGDLLEYNLMIHDVYLTNLIYADSGNSGKVLGFVSDEGDRALYVDPGVNDEISIDEINPLNVNACKILHYTSFVGDSFYAQKQLLKFLNENVILSFDPGMLYAKKGVEELKEILERTDILLINEGELKILFEDYYKEKLGIEEELSFRDLALNVRNDGIDTVVVKRGSEGAYAINKRDEEVKIPAFECDAVDTTAAGDSFNAGFLYSYINDYDLAKSCTIANWVASCSVQSIGISGLPTLDDLEQFIKSL, from the coding sequence ATGGAAGAAAATGATATGAATATTTCAAAATCTTCAAATAACGTTACTGCTGAGGATTTAGGTGTGGATGAGATAGTCTATGATGCAATAAATGTGGATGTGATAGGCTTTGGTGCATTGAATGTGGATAAGCTTTATAAGGTAGGCCATATTGCAGAAATTGATGGGGAAAGCTTCATTAAAGGTGAAGAAGAATCCCCTGGAGGTTCAGCAGCCAATACAATAATAGGTCTTTCAAAGCTTGGATGCTCCACATCATATATTGGAAAGATTGCAGATGATGAGGAAGGAGACCTGTTGGAATACAACTTAATGATTCATGATGTTTATCTTACCAATTTGATTTATGCAGATAGCGGAAATTCCGGAAAGGTATTGGGGTTCGTTTCTGATGAAGGGGACAGGGCACTTTATGTAGACCCTGGAGTGAATGATGAGATAAGCATTGATGAAATCAATCCGTTGAATGTAAATGCCTGTAAGATACTTCATTACACCTCCTTTGTTGGAGATTCGTTTTATGCTCAAAAGCAGCTGCTGAAATTCCTGAATGAAAATGTCATCTTAAGTTTTGACCCTGGAATGTTATATGCAAAGAAAGGTGTTGAGGAACTTAAGGAAATCCTTGAGAGAACCGATATCCTTCTTATAAATGAAGGAGAATTGAAAATCTTATTTGAGGATTATTATAAGGAAAAATTAGGAATCGAAGAGGAATTAAGCTTTAGGGATTTGGCATTGAATGTTCGCAATGATGGCATTGATACTGTTGTTGTAAAGAGAGGCTCTGAAGGGGCTTATGCAATAAACAAAAGGGATGAAGAGGTTAAAATACCTGCTTTTGAATGTGATGCTGTGGATACAACAGCTGCAGGAGACTCATTCAATGCTGGTTTCTTATATTCCTATATTAATGATTATGATTTGGCAAAATCCTGCACTATAGCCAATTGGGTAGCATCTTGCTCTGTTCAATCAATTGGAATTAGTGGATTGCCGACTTTAGATGACTTGGAACAGTTTATCAAGTCCTTATGA
- a CDS encoding formylmethanofuran--tetrahydromethanopterin N-formyltransferase, producing MAKYDKVEDTFFESFDGMYIRALITAEDELTVKEAAYDATATPSAVIGRVEAGVEAFVDGDKTPDGRPGAIVQFWLTDDLVKFERELSYRIRQDILVKPFTRVFSITENPVGAIGMMESVGHCGDGYEWEIEEFGRKMINVPIAVPDFQIESELAYAEGIMGGNFWYMCSTKEAVLKAGRIIIDTIMEVDGVCTPFGICSAASKPETNFPEIGPSTNHPYCPSLKERLGDESKVPEGVNYIPEIVINATSQEAMNLAIKKAIDAIIDIDGVERISAGNFEGQLGEHKTNLLDILKE from the coding sequence ATGGCAAAATATGATAAGGTTGAAGACACATTCTTCGAATCATTTGATGGAATGTATATCAGAGCATTGATTACAGCGGAAGATGAATTGACTGTAAAGGAAGCGGCTTATGATGCCACAGCCACTCCAAGTGCTGTCATCGGCAGAGTGGAAGCAGGTGTTGAGGCTTTTGTTGATGGAGACAAGACTCCTGATGGAAGGCCTGGAGCAATTGTTCAGTTCTGGCTGACTGATGACTTGGTGAAGTTTGAAAGGGAACTTTCATATAGGATTCGTCAGGACATTCTTGTAAAGCCATTCACCAGAGTGTTCAGCATTACTGAAAATCCTGTTGGTGCCATTGGAATGATGGAAAGCGTAGGCCATTGCGGAGATGGCTATGAATGGGAAATTGAAGAGTTCGGAAGAAAGATGATCAATGTCCCTATTGCAGTTCCTGATTTCCAGATTGAATCCGAACTTGCCTATGCGGAAGGTATCATGGGAGGAAACTTCTGGTATATGTGCTCCACCAAAGAGGCTGTTCTAAAGGCAGGAAGAATTATCATTGACACCATTATGGAAGTGGATGGAGTCTGCACTCCATTTGGAATCTGTTCTGCTGCAAGCAAGCCTGAAACCAATTTCCCAGAGATAGGTCCAAGTACCAACCATCCTTATTGTCCTTCATTGAAGGAAAGGCTTGGAGATGAGTCAAAAGTCCCTGAAGGGGTAAATTACATTCCTGAAATAGTTATCAATGCAACAAGCCAGGAAGCAATGAACTTGGCTATCAAGAAAGCCATTGATGCAATTATTGACATAGACGGTGTAGAAAGGATTTCAGCTGGAAACTTCGAAGGCCAGTTAGGTGAACACAAGACCAATTTACTTGATATTTTGAAGGAATAA
- a CDS encoding 4Fe-4S binding protein has translation MVTVNPIPRPIRDVHIEYEIDNEKCIDCKDKPCLNVCPIDAVYQDGNTKLIKLDEHCFGCVLCTNVCPYDAIHIKKTLAEPIRENVPNINKKLCRACGACVQACKSGAIHLKSTGGEEMHSEIDEDKCIRCGYCFRSCPTDAIKYGEILPKTVKEGKTLSIDQDQCIGCMTCTRICPSKGAIDVGKINKLPFIDPAYCARCEECMHSCPTYAIDYVEREEAFESFNKIKTLEIASEIIDRDIHNISKGVTNIDNVLVKLLEDISKDYHFDDFDYENSKDIRDVPRGTEFSDVEIFTCTNCRSIVVNVTEFLNERLNAQLKKDLDVVKVLDLVEFFPPSLGIEVVEENCIGCGLCMDVCPTESISLDGPNPIVIDTDNSCVYCGLCAESCNFEAIKLKEEFFTNRNHEIFFIKRDLRGRRNGTVEINHHACQLCEVCVKNCPVDALSIEDGKVTVNHDDCISCRNCEGICPVNAARVSTIWQFL, from the coding sequence ATGGTAACAGTTAATCCCATACCACGACCAATAAGAGATGTTCATATTGAGTATGAGATCGATAATGAGAAATGCATTGACTGCAAGGACAAGCCTTGTTTGAATGTCTGTCCAATCGATGCGGTTTATCAGGATGGGAATACCAAATTGATCAAATTGGACGAACACTGTTTCGGTTGTGTATTATGTACCAATGTATGTCCTTATGATGCCATTCACATTAAAAAGACTTTAGCGGAACCGATTCGTGAAAATGTTCCGAATATAAATAAAAAGCTTTGCAGAGCCTGCGGAGCATGTGTGCAGGCATGTAAGTCTGGAGCCATTCACTTGAAATCCACAGGTGGAGAGGAGATGCACAGTGAAATAGATGAGGATAAGTGCATCCGCTGTGGTTATTGCTTCAGGTCCTGCCCTACTGATGCCATCAAATATGGGGAGATACTTCCAAAGACAGTTAAGGAAGGTAAGACCCTCTCTATTGACCAGGATCAGTGCATTGGCTGTATGACCTGTACAAGGATATGTCCTTCCAAGGGAGCTATTGATGTGGGGAAAATCAATAAGTTGCCATTCATTGACCCTGCATATTGTGCAAGATGTGAGGAATGCATGCATTCCTGTCCTACCTATGCAATCGATTATGTTGAAAGGGAAGAGGCATTTGAATCCTTCAATAAGATCAAGACATTGGAAATAGCCTCTGAAATCATCGATAGGGACATTCACAATATTTCAAAAGGCGTTACCAATATCGACAATGTTCTGGTCAAGTTGCTTGAAGACATTTCCAAGGATTATCACTTTGATGATTTTGATTATGAAAACTCCAAGGATATCAGGGATGTTCCAAGAGGAACAGAGTTTTCAGATGTTGAGATATTCACCTGTACAAATTGCAGGTCCATTGTCGTGAATGTTACAGAATTCCTGAATGAACGTTTGAATGCACAGCTTAAAAAGGATTTGGATGTTGTTAAGGTTCTAGACCTTGTGGAATTCTTCCCACCAAGTTTAGGCATTGAAGTGGTGGAGGAGAATTGTATCGGCTGTGGATTATGCATGGATGTCTGTCCGACAGAATCCATCAGTCTGGATGGTCCTAATCCGATTGTCATCGATACAGACAATTCCTGTGTCTACTGTGGATTATGTGCTGAAAGCTGCAATTTTGAAGCGATTAAACTTAAAGAGGAATTCTTTACAAACAGAAATCATGAGATATTCTTCATTAAGAGGGACTTAAGAGGAAGAAGAAACGGTACTGTAGAGATCAATCATCATGCCTGCCAATTATGTGAGGTATGTGTGAAAAACTGTCCTGTTGATGCATTGAGCATTGAAGATGGAAAGGTTACTGTAAATCATGATGATTGCATTTCCTGTAGAAACTGTGAGGGAATCTGTCCGGTCAATGCAGCAAGGGTATCTACAATTTGGCAGTTCTTATAA
- a CDS encoding 4Fe-4S binding protein produces MSSIIWYIYEFARKTWIDGFFDSKSKEDIVHKPDRFRDFPKVIKENCIGCGSCTASCPSPNAIRLIRDSDSEEAIGLIYPIINKASCIRCGFCAEVCPSTPKTLECGENHFIREEFNIIPSKRKYIVDDYLCIRCKKCMDACEVGAIEEIDDRLVVNQSKCISCGKCLDACPVKGAMRGVFVNNLEEQKKIINLAVTTLEEYIESKQDDLIQLGTDKLFLDDLPFKPIFDKSLTILNDEEVVHEVLEDAINRLKIRIITWDGDNCKKCQMCIPDCPTGAISFDNDNDTIVRDKEKCLRCSICYQTCPFGVIKYFLAKFNLDSTDEDAEVIHISVKASQLAERRA; encoded by the coding sequence ATGTCCTCAATCATTTGGTATATCTATGAATTTGCAAGAAAGACTTGGATTGATGGATTTTTCGATTCAAAATCCAAGGAGGACATAGTTCATAAGCCTGACAGATTCAGGGATTTTCCTAAAGTGATCAAGGAAAACTGTATTGGCTGCGGTTCCTGTACAGCTTCCTGTCCGTCTCCAAATGCAATCAGACTGATTAGGGATTCAGATAGCGAAGAGGCTATCGGATTGATCTATCCAATAATCAATAAGGCATCCTGCATCAGATGCGGATTCTGTGCGGAAGTCTGTCCTTCCACTCCAAAGACATTGGAATGTGGAGAGAATCACTTCATTCGAGAGGAATTCAATATCATTCCTTCAAAGAGAAAATACATTGTTGACGATTATTTATGCATCAGATGCAAAAAGTGTATGGATGCATGTGAAGTTGGAGCCATTGAAGAGATTGATGATAGATTAGTTGTAAATCAATCTAAGTGCATTTCCTGCGGCAAATGTCTGGATGCATGTCCTGTCAAGGGAGCAATGAGAGGAGTGTTTGTCAATAACCTTGAAGAGCAAAAGAAAATCATCAACTTGGCAGTCACTACCCTAGAGGAATACATTGAATCCAAACAGGACGATCTCATTCAGTTAGGCACTGACAAGCTATTTTTGGATGACCTTCCATTCAAGCCTATATTTGACAAGTCATTGACCATTCTAAATGATGAGGAAGTCGTTCATGAAGTATTGGAAGATGCAATCAATAGATTGAAAATCAGAATCATCACATGGGACGGCGACAACTGCAAGAAATGCCAAATGTGCATTCCAGACTGTCCAACTGGAGCTATAAGCTTTGATAATGATAACGACACCATTGTAAGGGATAAGGAGAAATGCTTAAGATGCAGCATCTGTTATCAGACCTGTCCGTTCGGTGTCATCAAATATTTCTTGGCTAAATTCAATTTAGATTCAACAGATGAAGACGCGGAAGTGATTCACATTTCTGTAAAGGCTTCCCAATTAGCTGAAAGGAGGGCTTAG
- a CDS encoding nickel-dependent hydrogenase large subunit gives MILPIGPIHPGLKEPLRLKLQTQGEKVIKAEIDYGYVHRGIEKIMEGKTWQKCIYLSERICGICSYEHTQTFAETLESISGVQAPLRAQYLRVITNELDRIQSHLLANSTFFKTLDHETLFMHVLALREYAMDSLELLTGNRVNLGWNVVGGVRMDADERHFEAILANLKEIEDGFDRHIALFEEAPIVALRAKGVGVMSKEEAIKGHAVGPIGRASGLKHDLREEHYTYRDHFDFKPIWRKEGDNYARTLNRLYEVEQSIDLVKQAIENMPEGDIRVPVDIPSGYGEWRNEAPRGEVTYMAETNGDLIKRISIRTPSIMNIDSCARYMLKDVATVADAVSTYASCDPCIACTERVAITDIDTGKYTTKDFYEVK, from the coding sequence ATGATATTGCCAATAGGACCAATCCATCCAGGTTTAAAGGAACCTTTAAGACTTAAGCTTCAGACTCAAGGAGAAAAGGTCATTAAGGCTGAGATCGATTACGGTTATGTTCATAGAGGTATAGAAAAGATTATGGAAGGTAAGACCTGGCAAAAATGTATTTACTTATCTGAAAGAATCTGCGGTATCTGTTCATATGAGCACACCCAGACCTTTGCAGAAACCTTGGAATCAATTTCCGGAGTTCAGGCCCCTTTAAGAGCCCAATACTTAAGGGTAATTACAAATGAATTGGATAGGATTCAATCCCACTTGCTTGCAAATTCAACATTCTTCAAGACCCTTGACCACGAAACATTGTTCATGCATGTTTTGGCCTTGAGGGAATATGCAATGGATTCCCTTGAACTCTTGACCGGTAATAGGGTCAATCTAGGTTGGAATGTTGTCGGTGGAGTCAGAATGGATGCCGATGAGAGACATTTCGAAGCAATACTTGCAAACCTAAAGGAAATTGAAGATGGCTTTGACAGACACATTGCATTGTTTGAAGAGGCTCCAATCGTTGCCTTAAGGGCCAAAGGTGTTGGAGTTATGAGCAAGGAGGAAGCAATCAAAGGCCATGCAGTCGGACCTATTGGAAGAGCTTCCGGCCTAAAGCATGATTTGAGAGAAGAGCATTACACTTATAGAGATCATTTTGACTTCAAGCCTATCTGGAGAAAAGAGGGAGACAATTATGCCCGTACATTGAATAGGCTTTATGAAGTTGAGCAATCCATTGATTTGGTAAAGCAGGCTATAGAAAACATGCCTGAAGGTGATATAAGAGTTCCTGTTGACATTCCTTCCGGATATGGGGAATGGAGAAATGAAGCGCCACGTGGAGAAGTGACCTATATGGCAGAAACCAATGGGGATTTGATAAAACGCATTTCCATTAGGACTCCAAGTATTATGAATATTGATTCCTGTGCAAGATATATGCTTAAGGATGTGGCTACAGTTGCTGATGCAGTTTCAACCTATGCGTCCTGTGATCCTTGCATTGCCTGTACTGAAAGGGTGGCAATCACTGATATTGACACTGGCAAATATACAACAAAAGACTTCTATGAGGTGAAATGA
- a CDS encoding NADH-quinone oxidoreductase subunit B family protein yields the protein MLKKLKDIVRKSSIHVCIVNCGGCNGCDVELVALLSPRYDLEQYGIYVHNNPREADVLLVTGAVTEQWRDNLRRIYAKTPEPKIVVAVGNCPQSGDVFAQEGGRVLAPVSDFIPVDAAIPGCPPRPSEILEAVLTVAPGAIAAKGRAQDARED from the coding sequence ATGCTTAAAAAACTTAAAGATATTGTGAGGAAAAGTTCAATTCACGTTTGTATTGTAAACTGTGGAGGTTGCAATGGCTGTGATGTGGAGCTTGTTGCGCTTCTCTCCCCTAGATACGATCTTGAACAGTATGGAATTTATGTTCACAATAATCCTCGTGAAGCAGATGTTCTTTTAGTGACCGGAGCGGTTACAGAACAATGGAGAGACAATTTAAGAAGAATTTATGCAAAAACCCCTGAGCCTAAGATTGTTGTGGCTGTTGGAAACTGTCCGCAATCAGGGGATGTTTTTGCCCAGGAAGGAGGAAGAGTGCTTGCTCCCGTTTCAGACTTCATCCCAGTGGATGCGGCCATTCCAGGTTGTCCTCCAAGACCAAGTGAAATCTTAGAAGCAGTCTTGACTGTTGCTCCTGGTGCCATTGCAGCTAAGGGAAGGGCTCAAGATGCCAGAGAAGATTAA
- a CDS encoding DUF1959 domain-containing protein, whose translation MEAQEKYEMMKLRVLHSFRWEKDITIPLSEEFGISKEEFDDILMDHFDMSDLENLHATFEVANKEKVKRQLHLDLRLYWLSDVIKLVSEEDADRICHQLTKDIFKNGKTYEEALEDGRAQIVELIREK comes from the coding sequence ATGGAAGCGCAAGAGAAATATGAAATGATGAAATTAAGAGTTCTTCATAGTTTCAGATGGGAAAAGGACATTACAATCCCATTGTCTGAAGAGTTCGGTATTTCAAAAGAGGAATTTGATGATATTCTTATGGATCATTTCGATATGAGTGATTTGGAAAATCTCCATGCCACATTTGAAGTGGCAAATAAGGAGAAGGTAAAAAGGCAATTGCATCTTGACTTAAGGCTTTATTGGCTAAGTGATGTGATTAAACTTGTATCCGAAGAGGATGCAGATAGGATTTGCCATCAATTGACTAAGGACATATTCAAGAATGGCAAAACATATGAAGAGGCTCTTGAAGATGGAAGAGCTCAAATTGTTGAATTGATTAGAGAAAAATAA
- a CDS encoding DUF2104 domain-containing protein, translating to MEELYIMIYILVFIIGSILGLLLSYKKHMEPYIISEIDVMTLVLSIVGWFLLLNHGLSPFISSEILLTIAFFCIGLALGRRPGYGRKETAIGIIIAGVVWIATSGVLF from the coding sequence ATGGAAGAATTATACATTATGATTTATATTTTGGTCTTTATCATAGGGTCCATTTTAGGTCTTTTATTAAGCTATAAAAAGCATATGGAACCTTATATAATATCTGAAATAGATGTGATGACCTTGGTCTTATCTATTGTGGGCTGGTTCTTATTATTGAACCATGGATTAAGTCCATTCATAAGTTCTGAAATCCTGCTTACCATTGCATTCTTCTGCATTGGTCTTGCATTAGGAAGAAGGCCAGGTTATGGCCGTAAGGAGACTGCAATTGGAATAATCATTGCAGGTGTAGTCTGGATTGCAACATCCGGAGTATTGTTTTAA
- a CDS encoding energy-converting hydrogenase A, subunit K produces MNDEKGMRVLTSLVALGIFIVAGLAAYFQSILALPLAIIGIIFVPFILMQNSEKNAHLAENLEKIAFIITFLIICITFICLYKPI; encoded by the coding sequence ATGAATGATGAGAAAGGAATGAGAGTATTGACTTCATTGGTGGCTTTAGGCATTTTCATAGTGGCAGGACTTGCCGCTTACTTCCAAAGCATCTTGGCCCTTCCTTTAGCCATAATTGGAATTATATTTGTTCCATTCATATTAATGCAAAACAGTGAAAAGAATGCTCATTTGGCTGAGAATCTGGAAAAGATAGCTTTCATCATTACATTTTTAATCATTTGCATTACATTTATTTGCTTATATAAGCCAATTTAG
- a CDS encoding NADH-quinone oxidoreductase subunit H, producing MNLMAQILINVIIAFLAGSLLLGFHRKVMARVQLRPGPPIIQYLLHSLKFFFKETSFPKTAAMPFYVGITVILAAIWVTAVIVGPVAKGSLMIIFGIYAIHKIVEHNAGSSSGSPYGKVSCVRAVFSAAGELPLFAVIAVIFLLTGTMDISGIISYQAVNGPLVLKLPLAAIMFFTLIVTKSPYSPFAITKAKEIITGYETEHFGMLRGYIMFSESIAWYILLWIFLTVFFGPISAVGYLIGMIVICIITGFINATTPMLNPNHSVMAQISIAIICTVGSIIMIII from the coding sequence ATGAATTTAATGGCTCAAATTTTAATCAATGTGATAATCGCTTTCCTTGCAGGTAGTCTTTTATTAGGTTTCCACAGAAAGGTCATGGCAAGGGTCCAATTGAGGCCCGGACCTCCTATCATACAATATTTATTGCATTCATTGAAATTTTTCTTTAAGGAAACCTCATTTCCAAAAACCGCTGCAATGCCATTTTATGTAGGCATTACAGTCATATTGGCTGCTATTTGGGTTACTGCCGTCATTGTAGGTCCGGTAGCTAAAGGCTCCTTAATGATAATATTCGGTATTTATGCAATCCATAAGATTGTAGAGCATAATGCAGGATCCTCTTCAGGTTCTCCATATGGTAAGGTAAGCTGTGTAAGGGCTGTTTTCTCAGCAGCTGGTGAATTGCCATTGTTTGCTGTAATCGCTGTAATCTTCCTATTGACCGGAACCATGGACATCAGCGGAATCATATCTTATCAGGCAGTGAATGGACCTTTAGTATTGAAATTGCCTCTTGCAGCAATTATGTTCTTTACTTTGATAGTTACAAAATCCCCATACTCTCCTTTTGCAATCACAAAAGCAAAAGAGATTATTACCGGATATGAGACTGAACACTTCGGTATGCTTAGGGGATACATAATGTTTTCAGAGTCAATCGCTTGGTATATTCTTTTATGGATATTCCTGACTGTATTCTTTGGACCAATCTCAGCTGTCGGATACTTGATTGGAATGATTGTGATCTGTATCATAACAGGATTCATCAATGCTACAACTCCAATGCTAAATCCGAACCATTCTGTAATGGCTCAAATATCCATTGCAATCATCTGTACTGTTGGTTCAATTATCATGATTATTATTTAA
- a CDS encoding DUF788 domain-containing protein, whose amino-acid sequence MNKMKIASYIILIVSILAILYALIFNPADWIVYAIAIVCIPFLVLSFGLLTMSKPIKEEEEERREEPFTGY is encoded by the coding sequence ATGAATAAAATGAAAATAGCTAGTTACATTATCTTGATTGTGTCAATATTAGCTATCCTTTATGCCTTGATATTTAATCCTGCTGATTGGATAGTCTATGCAATAGCTATTGTCTGCATACCATTTTTAGTGCTTTCATTTGGACTTTTAACAATGTCTAAACCAATAAAAGAAGAAGAGGAGGAAAGAAGAGAAGAACCATTTACTGGTTATTAG